GAATGAACTAATTTACTGGATAATACATAGGCGTCAAGGGGGTGCGTGTTGTCTTGTTGTTAGGGCTTGGGCAGCAGCAGTGGCAGTTCATTTCATTTCTTGGAGGCTATGGACAGTTGGGGTTCTTGCCGGGGCCCCCGTAGTAGAAGTAGGTGCCCCAGTCGCCATTGTTGCCGTTCTGCACGTCGTAGCAGTTGGACTGCTCGGTGAAGGAGCCGATCCCCCGCGGCGCCTTGAGGTTGTTGGACGAGTCCACAACCTGGATGTTCTTGAAGTAGCTCGACTTGCCGAACCCCTCCTCCGGGAAGTGGCCGCTGCCCATCTGGGTGGACGTGTGGCTGCCGTCGGGCTCCGTGTtcaccacctcgccgccccactcgATCATCGACGCGCTGTCCGCCAGGTACGAGAAGAGGAAGGACGGCCAGTAGCCCAGCACGTAGTCGTTGCCGAACTGCAGCCACCAGTTGCCCTCCTTTGGGTCCTGCATTTTTGCAACCAAAAAACCGCGATTCGCGCGCGCATAGTTAGTTATCGGATAGGATCATGATCAGGAGATAGATGTAAGTTAGCTGCCTTTTTTGTGCTATCATCATAGTATCATGCACGAGCAAAAATAAGTGCTCATCCATTGTAATGCACTATGAAAAAGGTGGCTCCCTTTGATGAAAATGCTTTGAAACAGCTTTTGAAAATGACCAGGGAATAAGATCTTGTTGCCTATGCAAGTGGCAAATGATAACACGATGCCACATGGCAATGCCGGTGGCAAGTGCTTTCTTTGTTGTTCAGAAAATGAACATGCAAGTGTTATGGCTGGCAGAAGAGACATATTTCAAAATTTCGATCGCAGGGACGTAAGTAATATTTTATAACAGGAGAAGCATGAACACAGGTGGAATATTCCTGATTTTTCAACTGTAAACTAGCAAGCATCAGCGTGTGTGTTGGCAGGCATAGATCCAATACTACCACTACTTGTGTGAGGACAACTGTGAGAGCGTCCACTGTCCCCAAAGAGGACAGGGCCACGGTTGTTGTGGCCTTGACATAAGCCTCGAGAAAGACCAAGAAACAGGTGGGCATGCATCATGCATGTATGTATAGATTCCTCTGGCCCCATTCACGAATCTGATCGGCATGTGAGGGGCGCTTGTAATTTACCTTCCATACCAAAATGTTGATATCATATTGGGAGCCACCATAGTTGGAGATAGGGAAGATGCTGGCGCCCATGGCTATCTGGTTGTTTGTCTGGATGAACCCCGAGCAGAGCAGGTTGTAGCACCCTGTTGCCTGATACGCATCGCTCTACGGTATTTGCACAGCAATACAAAAGTCAGTACTCAGGCCATTCCAAAAGATAGGTATGTATGTTTTTGAAAAGGTATGTATGTAGATCTAAGCAAGAGGACAAGAGGGGGACTGGGAggaatgtgatgtttatcttacAGTCCAGTAGGTGAAGAGTCTGGTGTTGTTGTCTCCATACAAGTCTGGGCTGACCTGAAATTTTGTAGAGCACAGACATAAGCCACAAGGGAAGAGACTAACTAGAGTCACAGCTTAATCAACCCAGCATCATAAGCAATCTTATCACTTACTAGCTCCTAAAAACAGTACTACCACGTGCTGCTAGTGTGTACAGCTCAGAAAGAGAAATGCTATCAGATAAAATGGGGAATGTAGTCCAGTCTAGCTTCTACCACCACCAAAGTGTAAGGGTCCTTTCAGCAGTGCACATACCATTATTGCAACACAGAGGAAATTATTGAGCGCATGCTGCAAGGAGGAAATGCTCCTCATAATTGAGAGCATGGaaggaggagaagaacaagaacaaaaTTGGAAGCTGAAGCACAACATTTAATGGAACTTTTTGACTACTGCTAGGTGGTTTTCTTTCCCCCTATCTCATGTAGCATGCCTCAGCTCTCACCTGCCACCCTGCTTCAATGCTGTTGAGGTCCTGCCCAAAGGAACCCCCCAGGATCCAAAGCTGGGAGAGGCTGAACTCGTTGCCCTGCTGAATGCTCGGCTGCCACACATTGATGGTGGCCTTGGCTCCATAGTACTTATCCCCCTCCACATATGCTATTGCATGCTGAGACACAGTCAAAATGACAGGGTTAAACGTATCAGTGACCACTTGAACAAGCTAGTTACTTGCTGAATCTTGAATGGAGCATGGCTGTACCTGGTGGCCGTTCTCGTTGAGCATGGCAGGGTCGACGGACGAGGGGTTCGGGGTGCTGAGGTGCGTCTTCTTGCCATACCTCCTGATGGAGCTGGCCCTGAAGACGTCCTCCTTCTTGGTCCTCCTGATTGGTATGGTGTTCTCTTGGCA
This region of Triticum aestivum cultivar Chinese Spring chromosome 2D, IWGSC CS RefSeq v2.1, whole genome shotgun sequence genomic DNA includes:
- the LOC123052323 gene encoding uncharacterized protein → MAAAPCALSSSRRRRRRLAVLPAVMAAALLLLACCAEGAAAGSGGRGLTRRRQLLRQRQVQYHLKRLNKAPLASIESPDGDIIDCVPISSQPAFDHPLLKNHTIQTRPAYHPEGLYDESKVASQKQRTQTITQMWHQNGLCQENTIPIRRTKKEDVFRASSIRRYGKKTHLSTPNPSSVDPAMLNENGHQHAIAYVEGDKYYGAKATINVWQPSIQQGNEFSLSQLWILGGSFGQDLNSIEAGWQVSPDLYGDNNTRLFTYWTSDAYQATGCYNLLCSGFIQTNNQIAMGASIFPISNYGGSQYDINILVWKDPKEGNWWLQFGNDYVLGYWPSFLFSYLADSASMIEWGGEVVNTEPDGSHTSTQMGSGHFPEEGFGKSSYFKNIQVVDSSNNLKAPRGIGSFTEQSNCYDVQNGNNGDWGTYFYYGGPGKNPNCP